In the Chryseobacterium sp. MYb264 genome, one interval contains:
- a CDS encoding outer membrane beta-barrel protein, translating to MKTKLTSIALLAGAVAFAQTKSDTIKSQEKEIEAVTVTVRKPTVESKVDRTVFNVANSSILAGNTTWDVLRMTPLVSIDNNDAIKAEGESVTVYINDRKSVFTGKELKEYLKTIPADNLMKVEVITSPSSRYEATGSVINIVLKKRDDEGLKGSVTLNNRQNTKNSQYTNLNLNYHKKSFTQTLIGSYSDNVNVQRNSSAYATYANNSLLEMNSRSEGRYKSPSVSSTSEYALNDKNTVGLILEYYQSNSRSFSEADGANYRNNEKISSIQQNQTATGLNRNLGTNLFYKYYDKEKNRILDVNLGTNYYGEAGDSYFLRNISGNLPSVNEIGVLSDIENRNYYIKIDYTQPLGKSGGTFEVGGKMNFNNNVIPNSLYGNQLQGLSPRDAFHYEDNINSIYANYSKTFFKKLETRIGLRYETTDYKMRQEVSGASRKDSYGTFLPNLLVKYSFSDKYDLSLTYNRNIWRPWYSEFNPFMIPNDDGIYSRGNMELNPNPSDRLYMKFGILKKYFISARYSFTDQDYWTDYIPGTIIDANGNPQQVTITQESNFNGKVHKYYLYANTNQTFFKNKFTVNVGLGWYYIDNSDFNAKNQINNNFYISYLSGTANLSYTNLFNKNINLSAWVEVGNQSNGNSYTNKPNVFHNFSATKIFPKTQMEVSLQLMNIFKRPNYDATSYNQSGFTRSSSKWDWYGASISFVKRFGNQKVKENTKTDVEKSGGGGK from the coding sequence ATGAAAACCAAATTAACTTCGATTGCCTTATTAGCAGGCGCTGTTGCTTTTGCACAGACTAAAAGTGACACCATAAAATCGCAGGAAAAAGAAATTGAAGCCGTGACCGTGACTGTGCGGAAACCAACCGTAGAATCTAAAGTCGACAGAACGGTTTTTAACGTGGCCAACAGCTCTATTCTTGCCGGAAATACCACCTGGGATGTATTACGAATGACTCCGCTGGTGAGCATTGACAATAATGACGCAATAAAGGCGGAAGGAGAATCTGTTACCGTGTATATTAATGACAGAAAATCTGTTTTCACAGGCAAGGAGCTGAAGGAATATCTGAAAACGATTCCGGCGGATAATCTGATGAAGGTGGAGGTGATCACAAGCCCGTCTTCAAGATATGAAGCTACAGGATCTGTCATCAATATCGTGTTGAAAAAGCGCGATGATGAAGGACTGAAAGGGAGTGTTACGCTGAATAACCGACAGAATACCAAAAATTCACAATACACCAATTTAAACCTAAATTATCATAAAAAAAGCTTTACCCAAACTTTAATTGGAAGCTATAGCGATAATGTGAATGTTCAGAGAAATTCAAGTGCCTACGCTACTTATGCGAATAATTCTCTGTTGGAAATGAACTCAAGAAGCGAAGGAAGATACAAAAGTCCTTCGGTATCATCCACTTCAGAATACGCTTTGAATGATAAAAATACGGTAGGCCTCATCCTTGAATATTATCAGAGTAATTCCCGTTCTTTTTCGGAGGCAGACGGCGCAAATTATCGTAATAATGAAAAGATAAGCAGCATTCAGCAAAACCAGACAGCAACAGGGCTGAATCGTAATTTAGGAACTAATCTTTTCTATAAATATTACGATAAAGAAAAAAACAGGATTTTGGATGTTAACTTAGGTACGAACTATTACGGAGAGGCTGGTGACAGTTATTTTTTAAGAAATATCAGCGGTAATCTGCCTTCTGTGAACGAAATTGGCGTACTTTCTGACATTGAAAACCGAAATTATTATATTAAAATAGATTATACCCAGCCTTTAGGCAAATCGGGGGGCACCTTTGAGGTAGGAGGTAAAATGAATTTTAATAATAATGTAATTCCAAACAGCTTATATGGAAACCAGCTACAGGGACTGAGCCCTAGGGATGCCTTCCATTATGAGGACAATATCAATTCCATCTACGCAAATTATAGTAAAACGTTCTTCAAAAAACTGGAAACCAGAATAGGTTTACGTTATGAAACCACAGACTACAAAATGCGTCAGGAGGTTTCGGGAGCTTCAAGAAAGGATTCATATGGAACTTTCTTACCTAATTTATTGGTGAAATATTCCTTTTCAGATAAATATGATTTAAGTTTAACCTATAACCGTAACATCTGGAGACCGTGGTATTCTGAATTTAACCCATTCATGATTCCCAATGATGATGGAATCTATAGTCGCGGAAATATGGAGTTAAATCCAAATCCTAGTGATAGATTATACATGAAATTCGGGATTTTAAAGAAATATTTTATCTCTGCAAGATATTCGTTTACCGATCAGGATTACTGGACAGATTATATTCCGGGAACCATTATCGATGCCAACGGAAACCCGCAGCAGGTAACGATTACCCAGGAATCTAACTTTAATGGTAAAGTGCATAAATATTACCTGTATGCTAATACCAACCAAACCTTCTTCAAGAATAAATTTACGGTGAACGTGGGATTGGGATGGTATTATATCGATAACAGCGATTTTAATGCTAAAAACCAGATTAATAATAACTTCTACATCAGTTATCTGAGTGGAACAGCGAATCTTTCTTACACAAATCTTTTTAACAAAAACATTAATTTAAGTGCCTGGGTGGAAGTAGGAAATCAAAGCAACGGAAATTCTTATACCAACAAGCCAAACGTATTTCATAATTTTTCGGCAACAAAAATATTCCCGAAAACACAGATGGAGGTCAGCTTACAATTAATGAATATCTTTAAAAGGCCTAATTACGACGCAACCAGCTATAACCAATCCGGATTTACCAGAAGTTCTTCAAAATGGGATTGGTACGGAGCTTCCATTTCATTTGTAAAACGATTTGGAAACCAGAAAGTAAAAGAAAATACCAAAACCGATGTTGAGAAAAGCGGCGGTGGCGGAAAGTAA
- a CDS encoding aldo/keto reductase, with the protein MSVEQIKLGSQGLVIPKLGLGCMGMTGFQDGNMYGEADENEAIATIHRSFELGGNFLDTADLYGPLKNEQLIAKAVVNNRHQYTIATKFGWEIDDNDTITWAINGKKDYVKKAVERSLKNLKTDYIDLYYMHRLDKNTPIEETVGAMSDLVKEGKIKYIGLSEVSSETVKRAHAVHPITAVQSEYSLFERTVEEKGVLETLEELGVGFVAYSPLGRGFLSGQIRSINDLPENDFRRAIPRFQEQYFHKNIELVEAVENMAKEKNVTSSQLALAWIMSKGIVPIPGTKRRKYVEQNIASADIQLSENELQKLESIVPLGTDTGAPYDEFSMGLLDY; encoded by the coding sequence ATGAGCGTAGAGCAAATTAAATTAGGAAGTCAGGGATTAGTAATTCCGAAATTAGGATTAGGATGCATGGGTATGACCGGTTTTCAGGACGGAAATATGTATGGAGAAGCCGATGAAAATGAAGCCATTGCCACTATTCATCGTTCGTTTGAATTGGGAGGAAATTTTTTAGATACTGCCGATCTTTACGGTCCGTTAAAAAATGAGCAACTTATTGCAAAAGCAGTCGTAAACAACAGACATCAGTATACGATTGCGACAAAATTCGGTTGGGAAATTGATGATAATGATACGATAACCTGGGCGATCAACGGTAAGAAAGATTATGTAAAAAAAGCAGTTGAAAGATCGCTTAAAAATTTAAAAACAGACTATATCGATCTGTATTATATGCACCGTTTAGACAAAAATACGCCGATTGAGGAAACGGTAGGTGCGATGAGCGATTTGGTAAAAGAAGGTAAAATAAAGTATATCGGTCTTTCTGAGGTATCTTCGGAAACGGTAAAAAGAGCGCACGCGGTGCATCCGATTACAGCAGTTCAGAGCGAATATTCTTTGTTTGAAAGAACAGTGGAAGAAAAAGGTGTTTTAGAAACATTAGAAGAATTGGGAGTTGGTTTTGTAGCATATTCACCGCTGGGAAGAGGGTTTTTATCCGGACAGATTCGTTCGATAAACGATTTACCTGAAAATGATTTCAGAAGAGCAATTCCACGTTTTCAGGAGCAGTATTTCCACAAGAATATCGAATTGGTAGAAGCGGTGGAAAATATGGCAAAAGAAAAAAATGTCACTTCTTCACAATTGGCGCTGGCCTGGATTATGAGCAAAGGAATTGTGCCGATTCCCGGAACAAAACGCAGAAAATATGTAGAACAGAATATTGCATCTGCCGACATTCAACTTTCTGAAAATGAACTTCAAAAACTGGAAAGTATCGTACCATTGGGAACAGATACGGGAGCACCTTATGACGAGTTCAGCATGGGGCTTTTAGATTATTAA
- a CDS encoding helix-turn-helix domain-containing protein, giving the protein MNTIASISAFHRLLSLPQPKHPLVSVINLSESIFIEDNVWNGFTNRFYCVALKREATGKIRYGQQHYDYDKGVLSFTAPNQIQYVDVKTIDCDGKGYLLIFHEDFLLKHPLAQTISGFGFFSYAVNEALHLSEDEENDLLEILYKIDKECQHIDHHTQEIILSQIDLLLNYSNRFYERQFITRKNGNHQLLAKFEQYLNEYFDQEQSAQKGLLTVHQIAEAMNLSPNYLSDLLKIHTGQNTQQHIHEKLIAKAKEKLSATQLSVSEIAYILGFEHSQSFSTLFKKKTNMAPMEFRAKFKFN; this is encoded by the coding sequence ATGAATACCATTGCGTCTATTTCAGCTTTTCACCGCCTTTTATCACTTCCTCAGCCGAAGCATCCGCTGGTGAGCGTGATTAATTTATCCGAAAGTATTTTCATTGAAGATAACGTTTGGAATGGCTTTACCAATAGATTTTATTGTGTCGCTTTAAAACGTGAAGCCACCGGAAAAATAAGGTATGGGCAGCAGCATTATGATTATGATAAAGGGGTTTTAAGCTTTACCGCGCCCAATCAGATTCAGTATGTAGATGTAAAAACAATAGATTGTGACGGAAAAGGATATTTGTTGATTTTTCATGAAGATTTTCTGTTGAAACATCCTTTGGCGCAAACTATTTCTGGCTTCGGATTCTTCTCGTATGCCGTGAATGAAGCTCTGCATTTATCTGAAGATGAAGAAAATGACTTGCTTGAAATTTTATATAAAATTGATAAAGAATGTCAGCATATCGATCATCATACGCAGGAAATTATTCTTTCTCAAATTGATTTATTGTTAAATTATTCCAACCGGTTTTATGAAAGACAGTTTATCACCAGAAAAAACGGAAATCATCAGTTATTGGCGAAATTTGAGCAATATTTAAATGAATATTTTGATCAGGAACAGTCTGCTCAGAAAGGATTGTTAACCGTGCATCAAATTGCCGAAGCTATGAATTTGTCACCTAATTACTTAAGTGATCTTTTGAAAATTCATACAGGGCAGAATACGCAGCAGCATATTCACGAAAAACTGATTGCCAAAGCCAAAGAAAAGCTTTCTGCCACTCAGTTATCGGTAAGTGAAATAGCCTATATTTTAGGATTTGAACATTCGCAGTCGTTCAGTACATTATTTAAAAAGAAAACGAATATGGCGCCCATGGAATTCAGGGCTAAATTTAAGTTTAATTGA
- a CDS encoding PQQ-dependent sugar dehydrogenase, which produces MKMKAYYVMIASSLLFASCNDNNEEQPGSPLPPVETNPGNTNYPPAFAGQTRANGVRTTTHYVSEVVTSALTSPWGITSLPDGRLLITQKTGTMRIVSSTGTVSNPITGLPAVNSGGQGGLLGLCVDPQFASNRMVYWVFSENVAGGNITSVAKGRLSNDEATIESPTVIYRATPSANVGNLHYGGRILFDGSGNLFVSTGERSDLSTRPLAQSVTAAVGKIVRITTSGQPAPGNPTFTGSGALPELYSIGHRNPQGMAIHPITGDLWQSEHGPRGGDEINRVEAGKNYGWPTITYGIEYSGETIGDGIQQKAGLEQPVYYWDPVISPSGITFYKGNTIPEWQNNLFLASLSGMHIARLVIENNKVVGEEKLLEAENQRFRDITQGLDDALYAVTDGGRLYRIRKQ; this is translated from the coding sequence ATGAAAATGAAAGCTTATTACGTAATGATTGCTTCATCATTACTTTTTGCAAGTTGCAATGATAATAATGAAGAGCAGCCCGGCTCTCCCCTTCCCCCAGTAGAAACAAATCCGGGAAATACCAATTATCCGCCGGCCTTCGCCGGGCAGACCCGGGCGAACGGAGTGAGGACTACGACTCATTATGTGAGTGAAGTGGTAACATCGGCTCTCACTTCACCATGGGGCATTACCAGCTTACCGGATGGCAGATTACTGATTACCCAAAAAACAGGAACCATGCGTATTGTAAGTTCTACGGGAACGGTAAGCAACCCTATCACAGGACTTCCTGCCGTAAATTCAGGAGGTCAGGGCGGATTACTGGGATTGTGCGTAGACCCTCAGTTTGCATCCAACAGAATGGTATACTGGGTATTTTCAGAAAATGTGGCAGGGGGAAATATAACCTCAGTGGCAAAAGGAAGACTTTCCAATGATGAAGCCACTATAGAGAGCCCAACCGTTATTTACAGAGCTACGCCATCTGCAAATGTTGGGAACCTGCATTACGGAGGCCGTATTTTGTTCGATGGCAGCGGAAATCTTTTTGTAAGCACAGGCGAACGTTCCGATTTATCGACTCGACCATTAGCCCAATCGGTAACAGCCGCTGTAGGAAAAATTGTAAGAATTACCACAAGCGGTCAGCCCGCTCCGGGAAATCCTACATTTACAGGCTCGGGAGCTTTACCTGAATTGTATAGCATCGGACACAGAAACCCACAGGGAATGGCTATTCATCCGATCACGGGAGACCTTTGGCAAAGTGAACACGGCCCCAGAGGCGGTGATGAAATTAACAGAGTAGAGGCCGGAAAAAACTATGGCTGGCCAACGATTACATATGGCATTGAATATTCGGGAGAAACTATCGGAGATGGTATTCAGCAGAAAGCAGGATTAGAGCAACCGGTCTATTATTGGGATCCCGTGATTTCACCGAGCGGAATTACATTCTATAAAGGCAACACCATTCCGGAATGGCAAAACAACCTTTTCTTAGCCTCATTAAGCGGAATGCATATTGCCAGATTGGTGATTGAAAATAATAAAGTTGTGGGTGAAGAGAAGCTTTTGGAAGCAGAGAATCAAAGATTCAGAGATATTACGCAGGGGCTTGATGACGCGCTCTACGCAGTGACTGATGGCGGAAGATTATATAGAATCCGTAAACAGTAA
- a CDS encoding IS5 family transposase: MLGKIREDLQQNLFKTRLTELINMEHPVVKLAGEISWDKMESEFEKLFSENGRPSIAIRKIAGMLLLKEMFKESDESVIERWIENAYWQYFTGETFFQTEQPFDPSNFVHFRKRIGDKGLEFLLGQSVSLHPKAKTEDEVQVDTTVQEKNITFPTDAKLAKKVIDNCRKIAEKESVVQRQSYRRVSKQLLRDAFFGHHPRRQKKAKMARKKLRTIGKRVLRELERKLPKDVLKGYEDVFKIYLKALTQERTTKDKIYSLHEPQVACIAKGKSGKAYEFGTKVAVVRGRKTGIISSVKRFSGNPHDSKTLEESLAQSERVRKSVGGTRPTKATTDRGFKGIKEVEGTAILLPAKKEKTKYGQQVARLRFRARAAIEPCISHLKRNHSLGLNFLKGVAGDINNALLAGIGYNLKMRLNQIKQQILLWLELVLRIFLGKYNFQSQKTAF; this comes from the coding sequence ATGTTAGGCAAAATAAGAGAGGATTTACAGCAGAATTTATTCAAGACCAGGCTTACGGAGCTTATTAATATGGAGCATCCGGTGGTAAAATTAGCTGGGGAGATTTCCTGGGATAAAATGGAGTCAGAGTTTGAGAAATTATTTTCAGAAAACGGAAGACCTTCTATTGCTATCCGTAAAATAGCAGGAATGCTTTTGCTCAAGGAAATGTTTAAAGAAAGTGATGAAAGTGTAATAGAGAGATGGATTGAGAATGCGTATTGGCAATATTTTACCGGAGAAACCTTTTTCCAGACAGAGCAGCCTTTCGATCCGAGCAATTTTGTACACTTCAGAAAAAGAATTGGAGATAAGGGTTTGGAATTTCTTTTGGGACAAAGCGTTTCTCTCCATCCCAAAGCCAAAACAGAAGATGAAGTTCAGGTAGATACGACGGTTCAGGAGAAGAACATTACCTTTCCTACCGATGCCAAATTAGCAAAAAAAGTAATCGACAATTGTAGAAAAATAGCAGAAAAAGAGAGCGTTGTACAAAGACAAAGCTACAGAAGAGTGAGCAAACAATTATTGCGGGACGCTTTTTTTGGACATCATCCCAGAAGACAGAAGAAGGCAAAAATGGCGAGGAAAAAGCTCAGGACGATTGGTAAAAGAGTTCTTCGGGAATTGGAAAGAAAACTTCCTAAAGATGTTTTGAAAGGCTACGAAGACGTTTTTAAAATTTACCTTAAAGCACTCACCCAAGAACGTACCACGAAAGATAAAATTTACAGTCTTCACGAGCCACAAGTTGCGTGTATTGCGAAAGGAAAATCGGGAAAAGCATACGAGTTTGGGACAAAAGTAGCAGTAGTAAGAGGTCGGAAAACAGGGATCATCAGCTCGGTAAAGAGATTTTCTGGCAATCCTCACGATAGTAAAACTCTTGAAGAATCATTGGCACAGAGTGAGAGGGTAAGAAAATCCGTTGGCGGAACAAGACCTACGAAAGCCACTACAGACAGAGGATTTAAAGGAATCAAAGAAGTGGAAGGAACAGCAATTTTGCTTCCCGCAAAAAAAGAAAAAACAAAATATGGGCAACAAGTAGCCAGATTAAGATTCCGGGCAAGAGCAGCCATAGAACCTTGTATCTCTCATTTAAAAAGAAACCACTCCTTAGGATTAAACTTCCTGAAAGGAGTGGCTGGAGATATTAATAATGCATTATTAGCAGGGATTGGATACAATTTGAAGATGAGATTGAATCAAATCAAACAACAAATTCTTCTTTGGCTCGAACTTGTTCTCCGAATCTTTTTAGGCAAATATAATTTTCAAAGTCAAAAAACAGCTTTTTAA
- a CDS encoding alpha/beta fold hydrolase, producing the protein MKTIRKISVTSALCLTLFTTLSMSCREENEITVQEIQAENHQNAKTRFIDVKGTPFAYRILGNDAGIPLVLLPGLGGSMDDWDPAITDGLAKKYKVIIFDNKGVAASKGITPNNIQSMANDAIDFVEALQLNKINIMGFSMGGFIAQRVVLTKPSLINKVILTGTGPKGALGLANLPNIIAGSAGLGPEEAFLKFSFTNSTESIVAGKAAYNRIQLRTNDRDLVLNDATSLSQLTAVLDWAQPSSTSLEEIKEIKSPVLIVHGENDLPVSVQNAYNMHDNLEHSELLIFPDSGHASFFQNHSAFVAKASEFLK; encoded by the coding sequence ATGAAAACAATTAGAAAAATCTCCGTTACCAGTGCATTATGTCTTACACTTTTCACTACACTATCCATGTCTTGCAGAGAGGAAAATGAAATAACAGTTCAGGAGATACAGGCTGAAAATCATCAAAATGCTAAGACCAGATTTATTGATGTAAAAGGTACTCCGTTCGCATATCGTATTTTGGGAAATGATGCCGGAATACCTTTGGTACTTTTACCAGGTTTGGGAGGTTCTATGGATGATTGGGACCCGGCAATTACCGATGGATTGGCGAAGAAGTACAAAGTTATCATTTTCGATAATAAAGGTGTTGCCGCTTCTAAAGGTATAACACCGAATAATATTCAATCTATGGCGAATGATGCAATAGATTTTGTGGAGGCTTTACAACTGAATAAAATCAATATTATGGGCTTTTCAATGGGAGGATTTATCGCACAAAGAGTAGTTTTAACGAAACCTTCTTTAATCAATAAAGTTATTTTAACAGGAACCGGCCCAAAAGGAGCACTAGGATTGGCAAATTTACCAAATATTATAGCAGGATCAGCAGGATTAGGCCCAGAAGAAGCTTTCTTAAAATTTAGCTTTACAAATTCTACAGAAAGCATTGTGGCAGGAAAGGCGGCGTATAACAGGATACAACTTCGTACTAATGATCGAGATCTAGTGTTAAATGATGCGACTTCTCTTTCACAATTAACAGCAGTTTTAGATTGGGCTCAGCCAAGCAGTACATCTCTCGAAGAAATTAAAGAAATAAAAAGTCCTGTTCTCATTGTTCATGGTGAAAATGATCTTCCGGTTTCAGTTCAAAATGCATATAATATGCACGATAATCTAGAGCATTCTGAATTACTTATTTTTCCGGATTCCGGTCATGCGTCCTTTTTCCAAAATCATAGCGCATTTGTGGCCAAAGCATCTGAATTTTTGAAATAA
- a CDS encoding response regulator — translation MSKKKILIFDDDTTILEVITIIFEENGYQVEISETSHDILEKVAQYQPDVILMDNWIPKIGGVEATRLLKNHEEFKNIPVIYVTANNDIVALAQQAQADDYVAKPFNLEDLEDMVAKYLQEKV, via the coding sequence ATGAGTAAAAAGAAAATTTTGATTTTTGATGATGATACAACAATTCTGGAAGTGATCACCATCATTTTTGAAGAGAATGGTTATCAGGTCGAAATTTCAGAAACTTCACATGATATTTTGGAAAAAGTGGCTCAATACCAGCCGGATGTTATTCTGATGGACAACTGGATTCCGAAAATCGGTGGCGTAGAAGCAACGAGGCTTTTGAAGAATCACGAGGAATTCAAAAACATTCCGGTGATTTATGTAACAGCAAATAACGATATCGTGGCTTTGGCACAACAGGCCCAGGCAGATGATTATGTGGCAAAACCTTTCAATCTTGAAGATTTGGAAGATATGGTTGCAAAATATCTGCAGGAAAAAGTATAA
- a CDS encoding chemotaxis protein CheB, whose translation METKNTNIELIIIGGSAGSLQVILEMIKNLDENLHFPIVLVVHRKAHSTNILQTLLQQFSAMEVIEIEDKTEIQNNKLYITPADYHLLFEDKKTMSLDSSEKMNYSRPSIDVTFKSAGEIYGENMIGVLLSGANADGVEGLSYIKKNSGKVWIQDPETAEVDYMPKHAIDEIDYDLIIKPGNLANFINQL comes from the coding sequence ATGGAAACAAAAAACACAAATATAGAATTAATCATCATCGGAGGTTCGGCAGGAAGCCTGCAGGTGATCCTGGAAATGATAAAAAATTTAGATGAAAATCTTCATTTCCCGATCGTATTGGTCGTGCATCGCAAGGCGCATTCTACCAATATTTTACAGACCTTGCTTCAGCAATTTTCGGCGATGGAAGTTATTGAAATAGAAGATAAAACGGAGATTCAGAATAATAAATTATATATCACGCCTGCGGATTATCATTTGTTATTTGAAGATAAAAAAACGATGTCGCTGGATAGTTCCGAGAAGATGAATTATTCAAGACCGTCGATTGATGTCACTTTTAAATCTGCAGGAGAGATTTATGGTGAAAATATGATCGGGGTTTTGCTTTCCGGTGCCAATGCCGATGGTGTGGAAGGTTTAAGCTATATTAAAAAAAACAGCGGCAAAGTATGGATCCAGGATCCTGAAACGGCAGAAGTAGATTATATGCCGAAACATGCGATAGATGAGATTGATTATGATTTGATCATTAAACCAGGAAATCTGGCGAATTTTATCAATCAATTATAA
- a CDS encoding CheR family methyltransferase codes for MLEPSIVKDEEVEYLIKDVYEMYGYDFSEYSRASFKRRVNRICLIDRFTSFAELRYTILNDPEYLKRFIEEITVNVTEMFRDPHFFKALREKVLPQLGTYPLIRIWVAGCSTGEEAYSMAILLKEANLYHKSLIYGTDLNPSVLETARAGVFPLQQMKLYSENYMASGGKKDFSDYYTANYDSVRFDKALQEKLILSTHNLVSDSSFNSFQLIICRNVLIYFDRDLQERVFNLFDNSLENLGFLALGAKETLRFSKLDKNYNQIDDQKIWKKVDHS; via the coding sequence ATGCTGGAACCAAGTATCGTAAAAGACGAGGAAGTAGAATACTTGATTAAAGATGTTTATGAAATGTATGGCTACGATTTTTCCGAATACAGCCGTGCTTCTTTCAAGCGCAGGGTAAACCGTATCTGTCTGATAGACAGATTCACCAGCTTTGCAGAATTAAGATACACCATACTTAATGATCCTGAATATTTAAAACGGTTTATAGAAGAAATTACGGTTAATGTGACAGAAATGTTCCGTGATCCGCACTTTTTTAAAGCATTAAGAGAAAAAGTTTTACCGCAGTTGGGAACCTATCCTTTGATTAGAATTTGGGTGGCTGGCTGTTCTACCGGTGAAGAAGCTTATTCGATGGCGATTTTGCTGAAAGAAGCCAATCTTTATCATAAATCTTTGATCTATGGTACAGATTTGAACCCTTCTGTTTTGGAAACCGCGAGAGCCGGAGTTTTCCCTTTGCAGCAAATGAAACTGTATTCTGAAAACTATATGGCATCGGGAGGGAAAAAAGATTTTTCAGATTATTATACAGCGAATTACGATAGCGTACGATTCGATAAAGCTTTGCAGGAAAAGTTAATTTTATCGACTCATAATCTGGTTTCAGACAGTTCTTTCAACAGTTTTCAGTTGATTATCTGTCGAAATGTGTTGATCTATTTTGATCGTGATTTGCAGGAAAGAGTTTTCAATTTATTTGATAATAGTTTAGAAAATTTAGGTTTTTTAGCTTTAGGAGCGAAAGAAACACTAAGATTTTCTAAATTAGATAAAAATTACAATCAAATAGATGATCAGAAAATCTGGAAGAAAGTAGATCATAGCTAA
- a CDS encoding response regulator: MNKKILIVDDDPRNIFALKLTLKARGFQIESCTMAQEAIEVLKNNNDFTVVLMDMMMPEMDGYQAIKIMSETPSISQIPVIAVTAQAMPEDRQKCLDAGAQDYVSKPIDVDILITAIEKLL; encoded by the coding sequence ATGAATAAGAAAATTTTAATTGTGGACGATGATCCACGAAATATATTTGCGTTAAAATTAACATTAAAAGCACGCGGATTTCAGATTGAAAGCTGTACGATGGCTCAGGAAGCCATTGAGGTATTGAAAAATAATAATGATTTTACGGTCGTGCTGATGGATATGATGATGCCGGAAATGGACGGCTATCAGGCGATTAAAATTATGAGTGAAACTCCATCTATCAGTCAGATTCCTGTGATTGCGGTTACCGCTCAGGCAATGCCGGAAGACCGCCAGAAATGTCTGGATGCAGGCGCGCAGGACTATGTTTCAAAACCGATAGATGTGGATATATTGATAACTGCTATCGAAAAATTACTGTAA